CAGCGAGGTCGCGGACGCCGTGGTCGGCCGGGGCTTCGCGCTGCCCGACGTCGACGTGGCGGAGACGCCCTGGACGCTCGACAACCCCGCCAACACCTGGTTCGGCCTCGGCTCCACCGCCCGGGTCACCCTCACCCGACCGGACGGCAGCGCGCTCGGCGACCGGGCGCTGGGCGTGGCCGAGGTGGTCGTCCCCGACCTCGACCGGGCGGCCGACGCCCGCGAGCTGGTGGTGGCGCTGGCCCGGGTCGGCGTCACCGCGACCACCGCGAGCGCCGACTGGTCCCGCTACGGCTGGCTCGACGTCGACTCCAACCTGCCGGACTTCCGGGTGCTGCTCGGCGGGCCCGAAGTCAACGACGCCACCCGGCAGTTGCTGGCGGAGGCGGGGGAGGAGTACGCCGCCGCGCTGAAGGCGTACGGCCGGGTCTGGGTCCCCGCGGAGCGTCCGCTGCGCGAGGTCTGGCGGCCGGACGCCGACCTGCGCGGGCTGCGTACCCTGCCCGCGCTGGTGGTCACCGACCCCGCGGCGCTGACCGAGGACCTGGCGGACGCCCGGGTCACCGCCGTCTGCCCCGGTGAGCCGCCCGCGAGCGAGCGGCTCACCGACCACACCGCCGCCCTGCTCACCTACGGCCTGCCCGGCTTCGCCGTGGACCCGGGCGGAGCCCTCCACCTCTCGCTGCTGCGGTCCTGCACCGGCTGGCCCTCGGGCGTCTGGATCGACCCGCCCCGGCGCACCGCCCCCGACGGTTCGTCCTTCCAACTCCAGCACTGGACCCACGACTTCTGCTACGCCCTGGTCAGCGGCGACGGCGACTGGCGGGCACTGGCGCTGCCCTCTCAGGGGCAGGAGTTCAACCATCCGCTGCTCGCCAGGCTCGCCCCCGCGCAGGACGGCCCGCTGCCCGCCCGGCACTCCTGGCTGCGCGTCAGCCCCGAGCGCGAGGTCCGGCTCAGCACCCTCAAGCCGACCGGCAACCCGATCGCGCACGGCTCGGCCGCCGCCACCGACCCCGGCGCCGGGATCACCGTGCGGCTGGTGGAGTCCACCGGCCTGGGCCGGACCGCCGAGCTGGACGGCGCGCTGCGGCTCACCGCCCTGCACCGGGCCGACCTGCTGGAACGTCCGCTCGAATGTCCGCCGGAGCCGACGAGTGCCCGGGTCGGCCTGGACGGTTCGCAGATCGTCACGCTGGCCGCCCGCCCGGTGGAGGCCAGGTCGGGCGGCGCACCGCTCGGACCGGTCGCCGAGGCGGCCCAGCCCGTGCACGCCCGCTACTGGCTGCACAACCGGGGCCCCGCGCCGATGGGTTACCTGCCGGTGTCGGTGGGCCTCGCCCCCGGCCTGCTCCGCACCGACGGCGCGCCGGTCGAGCTGTCCGCCGTGCTCGCCTCGCACCTGGTGGACGCCGACCTGGAGGGGACCGCCGAGATCCTGCCGCCCGACGGCTGGCAGGCCGGCCCGCGCCGCCGCCCGTACCGGCTGGCGGCCGGCGGGCACCTCCGGTTCCCCGTCACGCTCACCCCGCCCGCCGACGCCGGGCCCGGGCTGTACTTCGTCGCGGTCCGGACCGAGTACCTCGGCCAGCAGATCGAGGACGTGGCCACCGTCGCGCTCGGCGAGCTGCCCGCGCTGCTCCCGGTGCCGGGCCCGATCCCGGACGGCTGGCCGCAGGCCCAGGGCACCAAGGCCGGCACCGGCCGGCAGACCGGCCTCACCGTGGAGACGGACACCACCACCGTCCGGGTCGCGCCCGGCGGCCGGGCCCGGCTGACGCTGTTGCTCGGCAACCGGACCATGGGGGAGATCCGTGGCGAGCTGCAGGCCGTGTCCCCATGGGGCAGTTGGGAGATCGTCCGGGAGCCGGTACGCGGCTTCCGGGTGGCGGCGGGCGCGACGGAGCAGGTTGTCTTCGAGCTGACGCCGCCCGCCGATCTCGACCCGGGGAGGTACTGGGTGGTGGCCAAGGTGATGTGGTTCGGCCGCTGTCAGTACGCGCCGACCGTCGAGCTGGTGGTCGCGCCATGACGGACCGTCAGGCGGTGCTTGGCCTGTTGGACGGACGCCCGCTGCCGCGGGCCGAGCTCGACCGCAGGCTGGCTGTGTTGCGTGACGGACCGCGCGCCTCGGCGTTGCCCCGGCCGGGCAGCGCCGAGGACCGTCAACTCACCCGCTGGGTGGCGCAGGTGGTGCTGACCGAGGAGCTGTGCGCCGCCGAGGCGGTGGCCCGTGGCCTGGACCCTGGTGCAGTGGCGCCGGTACGGCTGGACCAGCGGGCCGCCGTCGAGCTGGGGTCGATCGCGGCGGCCGCGTTCGAGGGCAGCGCGGCCGTCCGGGCGGTGTTCGAGGCGGTCACGGCGGAGGTGGTGGCCAGCCCCGGTCCCGCCCTCGACCACGAGACCATGGAAATCTGGCAACTGAGCACCCCGGACGGCGACTTCGACGCCGACCCGGCCACCCTGCCGACCGTGCTGGCCCAGGATCTGCTGGCCGCCGGACCCGGCCGGCCGGTCACGGTCGGCCCCTGGACGGCGACCCTGACCGGGCGCAAGCCCGCACCGGCACCACCTGACCGGAGCACCGAACTACTGGACTGCGCCCGCCGGATCGCTTTCGTCCGCTGGCTCGACCGGGCCCGGGCCGAACGCCTGACCCTGGTCCCCGGCCTGGAACACCCGGGCGACCCGGCCCAGCCCGACAACCACCACCGGCACTAGGCGATCAGCCGCGTGGCACCCGCTGCGGGGGCAGCAGCTCGCTGGGCTGCACGATCACGTAGCCCTTCCCGGTGAAGGACAGCTCCCAGCCCTCGGTGGCGGTGCCGCGGCGGCGCCAGGCCTCGGTGTTGCTGGTCTGCGCGAGCAGCTGCACCTCCAGCCCGGAGGACCAGCCGACCACCGCGTCGGCGTCGCCGTAGACGTACTGGCCGGGCTCGACCGGCAGGACCAGTGGGCGGCCCGAGGTCATCAGGACCAGGCTTCCGGTGCCGGTGAACTCCAGTGCGTGCGAACCGATTCCGGCGATCCGGTCGCCGTTCTCGATGGACACCGTCTGCCACTGCAGGGTGGCGTCGAGCGCGAGGACGTAGGTGTTGGTGATCACCATGGGCTCGCCGTTCAGCGGCAGCACGTGCAGGTGCTGGGCCAGGTTGGCGAGGTAGGCGGTGCCGGTGCCGGAACAGCGCATCAGGTCGAGGACGTCGGCGGCCTGCCGACGTTCCCGGCGCTGTCGGCTGTTGCCGGGCGTCCAGGGGGTGAAGTCGACCTTGCCGACGTGTGCGACCATCGCGCCGGTGCGGGCCAGCACGTCGGAACTGCCGTCCAGCACCACCCGCAGCAGCTGCGGGTTCTGCAGACCGAAGCGGTCGGTGCCGGTGCCGGCGGTGTGCGCCAGGAGGGGGCTCTGCACGGAGGGGCTCCTCGAACTCGGTTCTCAGCCGCGGATCTTGAGACGGTCGGCGGTGTCCTCGCTGGGCTGGACGACGACGAAGCCGGTGCCCTTGAAGCCGAGCTGCATGGCCTCGCCGCTGCCGCGGCCGACCAGCGAGCCGAGCTTCATGGACCGGCGGGCGCGCACTTCGAGACCGGTCGTCCAGGCGACCAGCGCGTCCGGGTCGACGTAGGTCTCGGCCTCGGCGCAGTTGAGCACCACCGGGACGCCGCGCGAGGTGACGGAGACCCAGCCGGTGCCGGAGACCTGCACGTTGTAGAGGCCGGTGCCGGCCATCATGGCCACGCCCTTCACCTTCTCCACCGCGCACTCCAGGGTGGCGTCCAGGGCGAGCAGGTGCGAACCGTTGATCGACAGCTTCTCGTTGTCGAGGTGCAGGTTCAGCACGTCCGCGCCCATGTCGGCGAGGTAGAGCGCGCCGTCGCCGGACCAGCGCAGCAGCGGGCTCCGCTCGCCGGACGCCCACTCACCGAGCGCCCGGCGGAAGGTCTGTGACACCGCCTCGTACTGGAGGAAGCCGTCGTACGCGACCATCGCGCCGGCCTTGGCGTAGACGTCCGTCTGGGCGGTGACCGCGACCCGGCAGATCGCCTTGCCGTGATTGCTCATCCGCGCCGCGGTGTCGGCGGGCCGGTGGGTGCCGAGCCCGCCGCCCGCGAGGAACTGTGCCTGCATGACTCCCCCTCGGTCCTCAGACCTCGAACGGCTGGACGACGACGAAGTTCCCCGGTGCGCCGCGGAACTGGAGACTGTGCGACTGCGCCGTGTGCCCGGCGTACGAGGAACGGCGGATCCGGACCGGAGCGGTGGTGATCACCTGGGCGCCCTTGGACCAGGCGACCAGCGCCTGGATGTCGACGAAGGTCTCCGGGACGGGCGTGACCGGCAGCAGCACCGGGATGCCGTTGGTCTTCACCACGAGCGTGCCGTGCCCGCTGAGTTGGAGGGTGAAGTAGCCGCCGTTCGGCAGGCCCTCGCCCTCGATCCGGCGCACCTCGTACTCGAGGTTCGCGTCGAAGGCCAGCAGCCGGTCCGAGCCGACGCAGAAGGAGTCGCCCTCCAGCTTGACCAGGTGCAGGTCGCAGGCCTCGTCGGCGAGGAAGACCTGACCCTCGCCGGAGACCCGCATCAGCTTGAGCGGCTGGCCGGTCAGGTTGCCGACCAGCTTGCGCAGCATGCCGGAGGCCTCGTACGCGAAGTCGGCCTTGCCCTGGTAGGCGACCATGCTGCCCTGGAGCGCGAGCACGTCCTGACCCTTGGTCAGGGTGGCCCGCACCAGGTTGTCGTTCTGCTGCACCCAGCCGGGGCTCTCCGGGAGTTCGGTGTACTTGGTCAGCGAGACCCGCACGCCGACCGGGACCGGCTCGGTGGGCTGGGCGGGGACGGCGACCAGCGTTGCGTCGGGAGCCGGGGATTGGGCAGGAATGGCTGCGACCGGGGCGTCCTCCTCAAGGGCCTCGCCGCCGAAGTTCTCCAGCAGCGCCTGCAGGCCCCCGTCGAAGCCCTGGCCCACGGCGGCGAACCGCCACTCGCCGGCCCGCCGGTAGACGTCGGCGAGCATCACGGCCCGCTCGGTGGAGAACTCCGTCCCGGTGAAGCTGTACCGGCCGACCTCGGTGCCGTCCGCCACGATCCGGACGTAGCCCGAGGCCACCTGGGACATCTGGCCGTCGCCGTCGATGGTCGCGGTCAGCGCCAACTTGTGGACGGTGTCCGGAACGTGCGGCAGCGCCACCGCGAAGGACTCGGAGTCGCCCTGCTGTGCGCCGAGCAGCCTGATCGACTGCTCGGGGCTGTTCGGCTGGTTGAAGAAGACGAAGTACCGGTCGTCGCTCAGCCGTTCCTCGGCGTCGAGCCCGAAGCAGCTGATGTCGAAGGTGAGTCCGGGCCCGGCGATGTGCACACCGAGGTAGAGGTCGGTGCTCGAAGTGAGCTCACTGACCCGTACCCGGGACGCCTTGGCGAGTTCTCTGGACATGGCGCGGACCGGCCCCCTTCCGGACGACATACTTGATCTCCGGACCTTATCCCAGCCACGTGGCCGAGAGCAGCCCCCGGGCACCTGACACCGCCTCAGCCCGCGCGTCGGCCGACCCCTTGGCGCCTCCGGTGCCGCACGGTAACTTGCGGGCCATGGACAAGATCACCTTCAACACCGGAGTCCCGGCCACCCGTCCGCTGGACGTCCGGTGGATCCACGGTTCGGCCTCGGCCAAGCACAACACCGACCCGGACATCCAGGTGTACTCCTACGACGAGCACACCCTGATCCTCCGTCAGAACATGGCGGTCAACTACGAGGCGCCGTTCCTCTACCTGCTCTTCGGCGCGGACCGGGCCGTTCTGATCGACACCGGCGCGACCGCCTCCGCCGAGTACTTCCCGCTCCGCGCCACCGTCGACGCCCTGGTCGAGCAGTGGCTGGCCACCCACCCGCGCGCGGCCTACCAGCTGGTGGTGCTGCACTCGCACGGCCACGGTGACCACACCGCCGGGGACGGCCAGTTCGCCGACCGGCCGGACACCGTCGTGGTCCCCGCCGACCGGGAGAGCGCCTGGGGCTACCTCGGCCTGGCCGAGGACCCGTCCCGGATCGTCCCGTTCGACCTCGGCGGCCGGGCCCTGGAGTGCATCGCCACCCCCGGCCACCACCGGGCCGCGGTCACCTACTATGACCCGCACACCGGCTTCCTGCTCACCGGCGATACCGTCTACCCGGGCCGGCTGTACGTCGAGGACTGGGAGGCCTTCACCCGCTCGATCGACCGCCTGGTCTCCTTCACCGAGACCCGCCCGGTCAGCCATGTCCTCGGCTGCCACATCGAGATGACCACCACCCCGGGTGACGACTACCCCATCCTGATGACGTACCAGCCCGAGGAGCACGTCCTCGAGCTGACGGCCGATCACCTCCGACAGATCCGCGCCGCCATCGAGGAGATCGGCGACAAGCCCGGGCAGCACCCCTACCCGGACTTCGTCATCTACCGATGACCTGTGGTCCCGGCACCGGGGGTGCCGGGACCTTCGGTCCCTCCGACGTTCGAATTCCGCATGTCCGCCCTTCGGCGGGAAGTCGCTGCACGTTCACCGGGGCTGCCAAGGGTGATCACGAAAAGCGTCTTCGGGGGAAGCAGGTACGTCGTGCGGTCAGCCGCGAACTGGTGGCGTTCGCCGGGCACGGTCGCGTTGGCGACCGCCCTGGTCTGTCTGGTGGTCGACGGTGCGTCACCGGCGGCGGCGGCCGGTGCCCGGGTGTCCGGTGCCGGATCGACCACCGCGTACAACCAGCTCGACTCCTGGATTTATGCGATCCGGCCCGCCGGGGTGACGGTCGACTACGACCCGCAGGGCGCCACCTACGGGCGGGCGAACTTCCGGAGCGGTACGACGGACTTCGCCGTCTCGGAACTCCCGTACGGCATCGTCGACCAGGGCGTGACCGACCCGCCGCCGGCCCGGCCGTTCGCCTATCTGCCGGTCACCGCGGGGGCCGTGGCGTTCCCGTACAACCTGGTGGTCAACGGGCGGCGGGTCACCGATCTGCGGCTGTCCAGTGCCGCGGTCGCGGGGATCTTCACCCGGTCCGTCACCCGGTGGAACGACCCCGTCATCGTCGCCGACAACCCCGGCCTGGCCCTGCCCGACCTGCCGATCCGCCCGGCCGTCCGGTCCGACGGCAACGCCACCAGCTTCGAACTGACTCGCTGGCTCGCCGCCGAGCAGCCCGCCGCCTGGGACGCGCACTGCTCGGCCGTCCGTGGTGCCCCCTGCGGTGGCACGGCCTACTTCCCGGCCGCTCCGGGCACCGTGACAGCACTCGGCTCCGCGTTGTCGGTCGCGGCCTTCGTCGCGAACCAGGCGAACAACGGCTCGATCGGGTACACGAACGCGAGTTATGCCGCGGAGGCCCGGGTGCCGACCGCCCGGGTGCTGAACGGTGCCGGCTACTACACGGCGCCCACCCCGGGCGCGGTGGCCGTCGGCCTGACCGCCGCGACCGTCACGCCCGGCGAGCCGGTCAACCTCTCCGGCGTCCGCACCGGCCCGGACCCGCGCGCCTACCCGTTGCCGGTGGTCAGCCACTTGATCGTGCCGACCTCCGAGGTCGGCAACTTCACCGCCGCCAAGGGCGAGTCGCTCGGCGTTCTCGCCAGGTACGGGCTGTGCCACCAGGGGGCGGCAGTTGCCTCGGGCGATGCGCCGCTGGCCCCCGGGCTGATCGCGGCCGGGCTCCAGGTCCTGCCGCGCATCCCCGGGGTTCCGGCCGCGGGCCCGGACCCGTCGGCCTGCGCCGCGCCGTCCGCCGCCGTCATCGGGAACACGCCGCCGCCGCTGCCGTGCGACCGGCTCGGCGCTCCGGCCTGCGCCACGGACGCTCCGTCAGGGGTGGTGCAGCGGATCACCGTGGACCTGGCCCCCGGTGCCCTGGTGGTGTCCGTGGCCGGGCCGCCCCGGGTGGTCCTGCCGCAGGCGGCGCTCGACCCCGCCGGTGACTGGTTCCGCACCGGTGGCCCGATCACCCCGGTCACCGTCACCGACACCCGCCCCGGCAACCTCGCCTGGTCCCTCTCCGGTCAGGCGAGCGACTTCGCCGGCCCGACCGCCTCCGCCGTCATCGCAGCCCGCCACCTCGGCTGGGCCCCGGCTGTCCTCGACCGGGGCACCATCCGCTCCGTCACCCCGGGCCCGCCGGTCCCACCCGGCACCGGCCTCGACACCCCACGCACCCTCAGCACCGGTACCGGCCCGGGCACCACCCGGGCCGGCGCGGACCTCACCCTGGAGATCCCGACCAGCACCCCGCCGGGCACGTACACGTCGGTGCTCACGCTCACGGCGATCTGAGCCTGACGGCCGGTCAGCCGGTCTCGACGCTCCGGCCGTCAGGATCGGTGAGCTGGTGCCGGGTCAGGAGCCCCAGGCCTCGAACTCGTAGATGCGGGTGGCGGGGTCGGTGGTCTGGGTGGGCTTGGTGACCACCAGGCGGACGTAGCGGGCGGTCAGGCCGACCGGGTGGTTGGTGACGGCGGCGGTGTTGCCGGTGACGGTGGTGGCGGTGGTCCAGGGGTCGGTGGTGGCGTTGCGGACCTGGACGGTGAAGTCGCGGGTGTTCCAGGACGCGCTCTCGCCGCCCGCCGCCGCGTGCTTGACGGTGAAGCGGGTGAGCGGCCGGACCGAGCCGAGGTCGACCTCCAGTGACGGACTCGCGGTCAGCGCGCACCACTTGTCGCTGTTGCCGCCCGAGACGCTGCCGTTGACGGCCTTGGCCGCGCCCTCGTTGGTGTTGCACTGGCTGGAGGCGGTGGCAGGCCGGTTCAGCGCGAGGTTGGACTCGGTGACGGTGGACCAGCCGACCGCCGTGCTGGTGGCGGTGGAGCGGCCGAGTTCGGTGGAGACGGCCTCGACGTCCAGCGTGGTGGCGGCCTCGGTGCCGACCCGGTCGAGCTGTTGGACGAAGTAGGCGTCGTTCGGGGTGGCGCCGAGGAAGGTCCGGGTGCCGTCGGCGTTCCGGCGGTAGACCTCGTAGTGGTGGACCGAGCCGGCGGCGGAGGCCGTCCAGGCCAGCCGCAGGGACTTGCGGGTCGCGGAGACGTCGGTGCTGCCCAGTACGGTCAGTGCGGTGGGTGCGGCGGCGGTGTCCACCAGGCCGTCGTAGACCCGGAGTTGACCGATCTTCAGATCGAAGGAGGGCATGCTGCCGACGGTCTGCAGGCCGATCTGGGCGATCGTCTTTCCCGCGTAGGCGGACAGGTCCAGCGTCCGGGTCTCCCAGCCGGAGCCGGTGGTCGAGCCCAGGTCGAGGGTGGTGAAGCTGGTCGGGGCGTCGGTGAAGGCCACCGCCGCCCGGAGGTTGGTGGCGCGTGCCGTCGGGGTCTTGAGGGTCACCGACAGTTTGGTGTCGGCGGCCACCGGCAGCTGGGTCTGGTAGAGCCGGACGGTGTTGGTGGCGTCCAGGGTGCCGGTCAGCCGGAGCGAGGAGCCGCCCTCGTAGGCGTCGGTGAAGTCGATGGAGGGCGTGAGCCTGCTGCCCGTCGAGCTGACCGACCAGTGGTAGGTGGGCGGCACGTCCTGCAGCGAGAGGTTGTTCCAGCCGGTCGAACCGACCCGTACGCCACCGGAGTTGTAGAAGTCGCCCTGGCCGGTGCCGAAGGAGGTGACGAACGGTTTGGCGGTGATCGGGGAGGACTCGGCGACGTAGTTGGCCAGGCCCTTCCAGGACGAGGAGGTGGTGGTGTTGGCCGGGTCGGCGTTGGCGCCGACCCAGTACCGGGAGTCCTTGGCGTAGAAGTCGGCGCGGTCGGTGGCGGACTTCCAGGTCCACTCGGGCCGGTAGAGGCCGAGCGAGGTGGTGTGCGGCTGGCCGGC
This genomic interval from Kitasatospora gansuensis contains the following:
- a CDS encoding DUF7158 domain-containing protein produces the protein MTDRQAVLGLLDGRPLPRAELDRRLAVLRDGPRASALPRPGSAEDRQLTRWVAQVVLTEELCAAEAVARGLDPGAVAPVRLDQRAAVELGSIAAAAFEGSAAVRAVFEAVTAEVVASPGPALDHETMEIWQLSTPDGDFDADPATLPTVLAQDLLAAGPGRPVTVGPWTATLTGRKPAPAPPDRSTELLDCARRIAFVRWLDRARAERLTLVPGLEHPGDPAQPDNHHRH
- a CDS encoding AIM24 family protein, coding for MQSPLLAHTAGTGTDRFGLQNPQLLRVVLDGSSDVLARTGAMVAHVGKVDFTPWTPGNSRQRRERRQAADVLDLMRCSGTGTAYLANLAQHLHVLPLNGEPMVITNTYVLALDATLQWQTVSIENGDRIAGIGSHALEFTGTGSLVLMTSGRPLVLPVEPGQYVYGDADAVVGWSSGLEVQLLAQTSNTEAWRRRGTATEGWELSFTGKGYVIVQPSELLPPQRVPRG
- a CDS encoding AIM24 family protein, with protein sequence MQAQFLAGGGLGTHRPADTAARMSNHGKAICRVAVTAQTDVYAKAGAMVAYDGFLQYEAVSQTFRRALGEWASGERSPLLRWSGDGALYLADMGADVLNLHLDNEKLSINGSHLLALDATLECAVEKVKGVAMMAGTGLYNVQVSGTGWVSVTSRGVPVVLNCAEAETYVDPDALVAWTTGLEVRARRSMKLGSLVGRGSGEAMQLGFKGTGFVVVQPSEDTADRLKIRG
- a CDS encoding TerD family protein encodes the protein MSRELAKASRVRVSELTSSTDLYLGVHIAGPGLTFDISCFGLDAEERLSDDRYFVFFNQPNSPEQSIRLLGAQQGDSESFAVALPHVPDTVHKLALTATIDGDGQMSQVASGYVRIVADGTEVGRYSFTGTEFSTERAVMLADVYRRAGEWRFAAVGQGFDGGLQALLENFGGEALEEDAPVAAIPAQSPAPDATLVAVPAQPTEPVPVGVRVSLTKYTELPESPGWVQQNDNLVRATLTKGQDVLALQGSMVAYQGKADFAYEASGMLRKLVGNLTGQPLKLMRVSGEGQVFLADEACDLHLVKLEGDSFCVGSDRLLAFDANLEYEVRRIEGEGLPNGGYFTLQLSGHGTLVVKTNGIPVLLPVTPVPETFVDIQALVAWSKGAQVITTAPVRIRRSSYAGHTAQSHSLQFRGAPGNFVVVQPFEV
- a CDS encoding MBL fold metallo-hydrolase, which produces MDKITFNTGVPATRPLDVRWIHGSASAKHNTDPDIQVYSYDEHTLILRQNMAVNYEAPFLYLLFGADRAVLIDTGATASAEYFPLRATVDALVEQWLATHPRAAYQLVVLHSHGHGDHTAGDGQFADRPDTVVVPADRESAWGYLGLAEDPSRIVPFDLGGRALECIATPGHHRAAVTYYDPHTGFLLTGDTVYPGRLYVEDWEAFTRSIDRLVSFTETRPVSHVLGCHIEMTTTPGDDYPILMTYQPEEHVLELTADHLRQIRAAIEEIGDKPGQHPYPDFVIYR
- a CDS encoding substrate-binding domain-containing protein → MRSAANWWRSPGTVALATALVCLVVDGASPAAAAGARVSGAGSTTAYNQLDSWIYAIRPAGVTVDYDPQGATYGRANFRSGTTDFAVSELPYGIVDQGVTDPPPARPFAYLPVTAGAVAFPYNLVVNGRRVTDLRLSSAAVAGIFTRSVTRWNDPVIVADNPGLALPDLPIRPAVRSDGNATSFELTRWLAAEQPAAWDAHCSAVRGAPCGGTAYFPAAPGTVTALGSALSVAAFVANQANNGSIGYTNASYAAEARVPTARVLNGAGYYTAPTPGAVAVGLTAATVTPGEPVNLSGVRTGPDPRAYPLPVVSHLIVPTSEVGNFTAAKGESLGVLARYGLCHQGAAVASGDAPLAPGLIAAGLQVLPRIPGVPAAGPDPSACAAPSAAVIGNTPPPLPCDRLGAPACATDAPSGVVQRITVDLAPGALVVSVAGPPRVVLPQAALDPAGDWFRTGGPITPVTVTDTRPGNLAWSLSGQASDFAGPTASAVIAARHLGWAPAVLDRGTIRSVTPGPPVPPGTGLDTPRTLSTGTGPGTTRAGADLTLEIPTSTPPGTYTSVLTLTAI
- a CDS encoding endo-beta-N-acetylglucosaminidase; translated protein: MRRHVPLLLTTALTAAVLGIAPTSHATEGTAVTAAAGTQPFASYWYPSSILNWDPATDPDARFNRSRVPLRPRVSDPALKANTNARAGEGKIASLVSFGPTSNNPSQGSADPNYYAFGYWQYVDKLVFWGGSAGEGLILAPNPTVIDAAHRNGVKVYGTVFFPPTAYGGQLQWVRDFTQKSGTTYPVADKLAQAAQYYGFDGWFINQETDGGDAALATELRNEMRYARSLGPVEFMWYDAMTESGSVSWQNALTSANDAFLQESAKRTSDSMFVNFGWSSSGLNSSRTLARSLGRSEYELYSGIDTEANGYNTSVSWGALFPAGQPHTTSLGLYRPEWTWKSATDRADFYAKDSRYWVGANADPANTTTSSSWKGLANYVAESSPITAKPFVTSFGTGQGDFYNSGGVRVGSTGWNNLSLQDVPPTYHWSVSSTGSRLTPSIDFTDAYEGGSSLRLTGTLDATNTVRLYQTQLPVAADTKLSVTLKTPTARATNLRAAVAFTDAPTSFTTLDLGSTTGSGWETRTLDLSAYAGKTIAQIGLQTVGSMPSFDLKIGQLRVYDGLVDTAAAPTALTVLGSTDVSATRKSLRLAWTASAAGSVHHYEVYRRNADGTRTFLGATPNDAYFVQQLDRVGTEAATTLDVEAVSTELGRSTATSTAVGWSTVTESNLALNRPATASSQCNTNEGAAKAVNGSVSGGNSDKWCALTASPSLEVDLGSVRPLTRFTVKHAAAGGESASWNTRDFTVQVRNATTDPWTTATTVTGNTAAVTNHPVGLTARYVRLVVTKPTQTTDPATRIYEFEAWGS